From one Nodosilinea sp. FACHB-141 genomic stretch:
- a CDS encoding MotA/TolQ/ExbB proton channel family protein, giving the protein MGNWFAAGGVVMWPLLLFSLLTLTFAIERGWFWLQIGRQQRGLVPQVLSTFSQNPQRAIAKLKQHQQLPIARIFLSALTLGDATPEEFRLALESAAQAELPVLKRFQTLFETVVGVAPLLGLLGTVLGLMQTFSTLRLGDTGGPAASGVTAGVSEALISTAAGLVVALVALLLTNLFQGLYRRQRAFILEAGGKLEILYRRAQRQGAISSSVYLPGSLP; this is encoded by the coding sequence ATGGGTAACTGGTTTGCGGCGGGGGGCGTTGTGATGTGGCCGCTGCTGCTGTTTTCGCTGCTGACCCTGACCTTTGCCATAGAGCGAGGCTGGTTTTGGCTGCAAATTGGCCGTCAGCAACGGGGTTTGGTGCCCCAGGTGCTCAGCACCTTTAGCCAAAACCCTCAGCGGGCGATCGCTAAGCTCAAGCAGCACCAGCAGTTGCCCATTGCCCGCATCTTTCTGTCCGCCCTCACCCTGGGCGATGCCACTCCTGAAGAGTTTCGCTTGGCCCTAGAGAGTGCCGCCCAGGCCGAACTGCCGGTGCTGAAGCGATTCCAGACCCTGTTTGAAACCGTGGTGGGGGTGGCACCGCTGCTGGGGCTGCTTGGGACGGTACTAGGCCTGATGCAAACATTCTCGACCCTGCGCCTGGGCGATACCGGTGGTCCAGCGGCCAGCGGCGTAACCGCTGGGGTAAGCGAGGCCTTGATTTCGACGGCGGCGGGGCTGGTGGTAGCTCTGGTGGCGCTGCTACTAACGAACCTGTTTCAGGGGCTATACCGTCGCCAGCGGGCATTTATTCTAGAAGCGGGGGGCAAGCTGGAAATTCTCTACCGCCGCGCTCAGCGTCAGGGAGCAATCAGTTCCAGCGTCTACCTGCCGGGGAGCCTGCCGTGA
- a CDS encoding nuclear transport factor 2 family protein: protein MATRTAEAPLNPGTVSSAVDSYFTGFNAEDYRAVAALFAADGVLLAPFEEPIVGTEAIYTYLEAEAVSMRAVPVEVETEVDADGNQRVVVRGRVKTLLFTVGVRWTFVLTAADTIQSAEIKLMASLQELMQLDRG from the coding sequence ATGGCCACTCGCACTGCTGAAGCACCCCTAAACCCAGGGACGGTGTCCTCTGCCGTCGACAGTTACTTTACTGGCTTTAACGCTGAAGATTACCGTGCTGTAGCAGCACTGTTTGCCGCTGATGGCGTTCTGCTAGCTCCCTTCGAGGAACCGATCGTAGGGACTGAGGCCATTTATACCTATCTGGAAGCCGAGGCCGTGTCTATGCGCGCCGTGCCGGTCGAGGTTGAGACCGAAGTGGACGCCGACGGCAACCAACGCGTAGTGGTCAGGGGCCGAGTTAAGACGCTACTGTTCACCGTGGGCGTGCGTTGGACCTTTGTGCTGACGGCGGCAGATACCATCCAGTCGGCTGAAATCAAGCTGATGGCATCGCTGCAAGAGCTAATGCAGCTCGATCGCGGCTAG
- the pip gene encoding prolyl aminopeptidase, with protein sequence MRQLYPPIEPYHAEYLAVSERHRLYVEQVGNPEGKPVVFLHGGPGGGSNPTYRQFFDPERWRVVLFDQRGCGKSLPHADLDDNTTWALVSDIEKIRVHLGIDQWTVFGGSWGSTLALAYAQTHPDRCQGLILRGIFTLRQREISWFYQEGASFLYPDAWEQYLAPIPEAERDDLVEAYYRRLTSDNIEERLTAARAWAVWEASTSKLVQDPGLLHHFSADEFAVAFARIECHYFINRGFFDTDDHILSQVDRIRHIPGVIVQGRYDVVCPATTAWELHRVWPEARFVMVQEAGHSAMEPGIANALIEATDEFARR encoded by the coding sequence ATGCGCCAACTTTATCCCCCCATTGAGCCTTACCATGCCGAATATCTAGCGGTATCAGAACGGCATCGGCTTTACGTAGAGCAGGTTGGCAACCCCGAGGGTAAGCCAGTGGTGTTTTTGCACGGCGGGCCTGGGGGTGGTAGCAACCCCACCTACCGACAGTTCTTTGATCCTGAGCGCTGGCGCGTTGTGCTGTTTGACCAGCGGGGCTGCGGCAAAAGTTTGCCCCACGCTGATTTAGACGACAACACCACTTGGGCTTTGGTCAGCGACATCGAGAAAATTCGCGTTCATCTAGGCATTGACCAGTGGACCGTGTTTGGCGGTAGCTGGGGCAGCACCCTAGCTCTGGCCTACGCCCAAACCCACCCCGATCGCTGCCAGGGGCTAATTTTGCGCGGCATTTTCACCCTGCGCCAGCGAGAAATCAGCTGGTTTTACCAGGAAGGAGCCAGCTTCCTGTATCCCGACGCCTGGGAGCAGTATCTCGCCCCCATTCCCGAAGCCGAGCGCGATGATTTGGTCGAAGCCTATTATCGCCGCCTCACCAGCGACAACATTGAAGAACGACTGACTGCTGCCCGCGCCTGGGCTGTGTGGGAAGCCAGCACTAGCAAGCTCGTACAAGACCCCGGCCTGCTGCATCACTTCAGCGCAGACGAGTTTGCCGTCGCCTTTGCCCGCATCGAGTGCCACTACTTTATCAATCGAGGCTTTTTCGACACCGACGATCATATCCTCAGCCAGGTAGACCGCATTCGCCATATTCCCGGCGTCATCGTGCAGGGTCGCTACGATGTGGTGTGCCCCGCTACTACCGCCTGGGAACTGCACCGGGTCTGGCCCGAAGCCCGGTTTGTCATGGTGCAAGAGGCCGGCCACTCAGCTATGGAGCCGGGCATTGCCAATGCGCTAATTGAGGCGACGGATGAGTTTGCGCGGCGGTGA
- a CDS encoding NAD(P)H-hydrate dehydratase, translating into MSCEFLDRIVTVEQMRAIEGRLFDAGMPVAALMEKVAGRIATWLVAQFPLQHYPRIAVVAGLGHNGGDALVVARELAAQGYRVQVCSPAERLKPLTADHLRFVEYLGIPVVKAIAGLAPYDVLIDGLFGFGLERSVEGAMADAVAAINAAECPVVSIDLPSGLHTDTGQALGIAVQATHTLCLGLWKRAFCQEEALAYLGQPHLIDFDIPPTAIAAVLAALPTIRRATLPAIRQRLPLPRQVNTHKYRVGHLLVVAGSQPYAGAALLAALGARASGVGMLTLAVPESLRLMIVAQIPEALVLGCPETEAGAIAHLPDTLDMSRYSAIACGPGLSRHAGGAVQAVLQSPTPLLLDADGLNLLADLGTIETLKQRQAPTVLTPHRGEFKRLFPEQLENSEDGGAAAQQAAAQSGAVVLLKGACTAIAHPNGTLWYVPESTPALARGGSGDVLTGLIGGLLAQAMASDTNDALDSALDAALVGAWWHGQGARAAARDRTELGVDGTQLVQYLNPVLAQVLA; encoded by the coding sequence ATGAGCTGTGAATTTCTCGATCGCATCGTTACCGTCGAGCAGATGCGGGCCATTGAGGGCCGCCTATTTGACGCCGGTATGCCCGTGGCCGCGCTCATGGAAAAGGTGGCGGGCCGCATTGCCACTTGGCTGGTGGCTCAGTTTCCGCTCCAGCACTACCCCCGGATTGCTGTGGTGGCAGGGCTAGGGCACAACGGTGGCGATGCCTTAGTGGTAGCTCGGGAATTGGCGGCCCAAGGTTATCGAGTGCAGGTGTGCAGTCCTGCCGAACGGTTGAAGCCGCTGACCGCTGACCATCTGCGGTTTGTCGAGTATTTGGGTATTCCGGTAGTGAAGGCGATCGCAGGGTTGGCTCCCTACGACGTGCTGATCGATGGACTGTTTGGTTTTGGCCTAGAGCGCTCGGTCGAGGGGGCGATGGCCGACGCGGTGGCGGCAATCAATGCAGCCGAATGCCCGGTAGTCAGTATTGACTTGCCCTCAGGATTGCACACTGACACTGGTCAGGCGTTGGGTATAGCAGTGCAGGCCACCCACACCCTCTGCCTGGGCCTGTGGAAGCGAGCGTTTTGTCAGGAGGAAGCGCTAGCGTATTTAGGGCAGCCTCATCTCATTGACTTTGATATTCCCCCAACGGCGATCGCAGCTGTACTCGCAGCGCTGCCTACTATTCGCCGAGCGACTCTGCCCGCAATCCGACAGCGATTGCCGCTGCCTCGCCAGGTCAATACTCACAAGTACCGAGTGGGGCATTTGCTGGTTGTGGCAGGGTCGCAGCCCTATGCCGGGGCGGCTTTGTTGGCGGCGTTGGGGGCCAGAGCAAGCGGGGTAGGAATGCTAACCCTGGCGGTGCCCGAGTCGCTGCGGTTAATGATAGTGGCTCAAATTCCTGAAGCGCTGGTGCTGGGCTGTCCAGAAACCGAGGCAGGGGCGATCGCTCATCTGCCTGACACCTTAGATATGAGCCGCTACAGCGCGATCGCCTGCGGACCTGGGCTGAGCCGTCATGCTGGGGGGGCAGTGCAGGCCGTTTTGCAGAGCCCGACACCGCTGTTGCTCGATGCCGACGGCCTTAACCTCTTAGCGGATCTAGGCACCATTGAGACCTTGAAGCAGCGGCAGGCTCCCACGGTGCTGACACCCCACCGGGGCGAATTTAAGCGGCTGTTTCCTGAACAACTAGAGAATTCTGAAGACGGCGGTGCGGCGGCGCAGCAGGCTGCTGCCCAGAGTGGCGCGGTGGTGCTGCTAAAGGGAGCCTGTACAGCGATCGCCCACCCCAACGGCACCCTTTGGTACGTGCCCGAAAGCACTCCGGCTCTGGCGCGCGGGGGCAGCGGCGATGTGTTGACCGGCTTGATTGGTGGTTTGTTGGCTCAGGCAATGGCCTCAGATACCAACGATGCCCTCGATTCAGCCTTGGATGCGGCGTTAGTAGGAGCCTGGTGGCACGGCCAGGGGGCTCGCGCCGCCGCCCGCGATCGCACCGAACTGGGAGTCGATGGCACCCAGTTAGTCCAATACTTGAACCCGGTGCTGGCCCAGGTGCTAGCCTGA
- the frr gene encoding ribosome recycling factor, with translation MSVDDILLETEDQMQKSIRATQNNFNTIRTGRANASLLDRIEIDYYGAQTPLKQMANISIPDSTTLMIQPYDASSLTTIEKAISLSDVGLTPNNDGRVIRLNIPPLTSERRKEFVKTAGKVAEEGRVSIRNQRRNGIDAIKKLEKASDISEDESRDAQDEIQKLTDKYIAQLDEALAAKEKDIMTV, from the coding sequence ATGTCAGTTGACGATATTTTGCTCGAGACCGAAGACCAGATGCAGAAGTCTATTAGGGCGACTCAGAACAACTTCAACACTATTCGCACCGGGCGCGCCAACGCCTCGCTGCTCGATCGCATTGAGATCGACTACTACGGTGCCCAGACTCCCCTCAAGCAGATGGCCAACATCTCCATCCCCGACTCCACCACGCTGATGATTCAGCCCTACGACGCCAGCAGCCTAACCACCATCGAAAAAGCGATCTCGCTATCTGACGTGGGCCTGACTCCCAACAACGACGGCCGGGTAATTCGCCTCAACATTCCGCCTTTGACCAGCGAGCGCCGCAAAGAGTTTGTCAAAACAGCGGGCAAAGTAGCTGAAGAAGGGCGCGTCTCCATTCGCAACCAGCGCCGCAACGGCATCGACGCCATCAAAAAGCTAGAAAAGGCCAGCGACATTTCCGAAGACGAGTCGCGCGATGCCCAGGATGAAATTCAAAAGCTCACTGATAAATATATCGCTCAGCTCGACGAAGCCTTAGCAGCTAAAGAGAAAGACATTATGACCGTGTGA
- the trpD gene encoding anthranilate phosphoribosyltransferase produces MTAATVQDWSAFLQRLILGESLSQEQAETLMRGWLSEEIPEVVSGGLLAVLQAKGVSADELAGMARVLQGQSLGGEGKIHHLTPCIDTCGTGGDGAHTFNISTCVAFVAAAAGIRVAKHGNRSASSKVGSADVLEALGVNLGADPERVKAALDEVGVTFLFARGWHPAMKAVAPLRSALKVRTVFNLLGPLVNPLQPTGQVIGVYDVAVVPAMAEALNQLGIPQAIVLHGRERLDEAGLGDKTDISVVENGQVTSAAIDPQALGLAAAPLSALRGGEVEENTAILTAVLQGKGTQAQQDVVALNAALALKVGEKVKGESLEDSLAEGISLAQDILASGAAWDKLQALVTFLA; encoded by the coding sequence ATGACCGCTGCCACCGTTCAAGATTGGTCAGCTTTCTTGCAGCGCCTCATTCTAGGAGAATCGCTCAGCCAGGAGCAGGCCGAAACCCTGATGCGCGGCTGGCTCAGCGAAGAGATTCCCGAGGTGGTGTCGGGCGGGCTATTGGCGGTGCTTCAAGCCAAAGGCGTCTCCGCCGATGAGCTGGCGGGCATGGCGCGGGTGCTTCAGGGGCAGTCCCTCGGCGGCGAAGGCAAAATTCACCATCTCACCCCCTGCATCGACACCTGTGGCACTGGCGGCGACGGGGCCCACACCTTTAACATTTCGACTTGCGTGGCGTTCGTTGCAGCGGCGGCGGGCATTCGGGTGGCAAAGCACGGCAATCGCTCCGCCTCCAGCAAGGTGGGGTCTGCCGATGTGCTCGAAGCCCTCGGTGTCAACCTAGGAGCCGACCCCGAGCGGGTCAAAGCAGCGCTAGATGAGGTGGGCGTCACCTTTCTGTTCGCCCGAGGCTGGCACCCGGCGATGAAAGCGGTAGCTCCCCTACGCAGCGCCCTCAAGGTACGCACGGTGTTTAACCTGCTGGGGCCACTGGTGAATCCATTGCAGCCCACTGGCCAGGTAATTGGCGTTTACGACGTGGCGGTGGTGCCTGCCATGGCCGAGGCGCTCAACCAGCTAGGCATTCCCCAAGCGATCGTGCTCCACGGACGCGAGCGGTTGGATGAAGCCGGGCTGGGCGACAAAACCGATATCTCGGTAGTGGAGAACGGCCAGGTCACGAGCGCCGCGATCGATCCCCAGGCTCTGGGCTTAGCGGCTGCGCCCCTCAGCGCTCTGCGCGGCGGTGAGGTTGAAGAGAATACCGCCATTCTGACCGCCGTGCTTCAAGGCAAAGGCACCCAGGCCCAGCAGGATGTGGTGGCCCTGAATGCGGCCCTGGCGCTGAAAGTGGGCGAAAAGGTAAAAGGTGAATCTTTAGAAGATTCCCTTGCCGAGGGCATCAGCCTGGCCCAAGACATTCTGGCCAGTGGAGCTGCCTGGGATAAGCTGCAAGCCCTAGTGACGTTCTTGGCTTGA
- a CDS encoding rhomboid family intramembrane serine protease: MSLVAAAIALFSFDQIVLPDGFRQGISLLAYLLALMWVLAVVDFVTGRRVLNKLSIAPRSLDGLPGIAVAPLLHGDFGHLAANSGPLVILGTVILLQGLEVLGLVTVFCWVFSGVGIWLLGRPGTRHLGASGVVFGYLGYLLLRGYFERSPGAIAAAVVVGLLYGSALWGLLPLQRGKSWVGHGMGFLAGAIVARKLDIMLEWVRNNAGF, translated from the coding sequence GTGAGTTTAGTTGCGGCTGCGATCGCCTTGTTTTCCTTCGACCAAATCGTGTTGCCCGATGGCTTTCGCCAGGGAATCTCGCTGCTGGCCTATCTGCTGGCGCTGATGTGGGTGCTAGCCGTGGTGGATTTTGTCACCGGGCGACGGGTACTCAACAAGCTCAGCATTGCCCCTCGCAGTTTGGATGGGCTGCCGGGGATTGCGGTGGCTCCCCTGCTCCACGGCGACTTTGGCCACCTGGCCGCCAACTCTGGCCCCTTAGTGATCTTGGGCACCGTAATTTTGCTTCAGGGGCTAGAGGTGCTGGGGCTAGTCACGGTGTTTTGCTGGGTGTTTAGCGGTGTGGGCATTTGGTTGCTGGGCCGTCCTGGCACCCGTCACCTGGGGGCCAGCGGCGTGGTGTTTGGCTACCTCGGCTATCTTCTGCTGCGGGGCTATTTTGAACGCAGCCCAGGGGCGATCGCCGCCGCTGTGGTCGTCGGCCTGCTCTACGGCAGCGCCCTGTGGGGTCTGCTTCCGCTTCAGCGAGGTAAGTCGTGGGTGGGCCACGGCATGGGCTTTTTGGCAGGCGCGATCGTGGCTCGCAAGCTAGACATCATGCTGGAATGGGTAAGGAATAATGCAGGCTTTTAG
- the aroF gene encoding 3-deoxy-7-phosphoheptulonate synthase: protein MKDAVLTRKSSLEHRSVVALTDTIAIGGDTLLIVGGPCAVESAEQIEQVARHLAPTPVQALRGGVFKPRTSPYAFQGMGEAGLRILDDIRQRFQMPVISEVMAMDQIPSMVSHVDVLQVGSRNMQNFDLLKALGRIDKPVLLKRGLAATIEEFVMAAEYILSHGNPNVILCERGIRSFDTYTRNVLDLGAVVALKQLTHLPVMVDPSHAAGKRELVPDLARAAIAAGADGLIVECHPVPDESVSDARQALTLEEMATLARSLDPIAQALGRRLARSVVTGADLKSSDRALESPLLAA from the coding sequence ATGAAAGACGCTGTTTTGACCCGTAAATCTAGCCTTGAGCACCGCTCGGTAGTGGCTCTGACCGATACCATCGCCATCGGTGGCGACACCCTGCTGATTGTGGGCGGCCCTTGCGCCGTCGAAAGTGCCGAGCAGATAGAGCAGGTGGCTCGCCATTTGGCACCCACTCCCGTGCAGGCGTTGCGCGGCGGAGTCTTCAAGCCGCGCACGTCACCCTACGCCTTCCAGGGCATGGGGGAAGCCGGCCTGCGCATTCTGGACGACATCCGGCAGCGGTTTCAGATGCCGGTGATCTCCGAGGTAATGGCGATGGATCAAATTCCATCGATGGTGTCCCACGTAGACGTGTTGCAGGTGGGCAGCCGCAACATGCAAAACTTTGACTTGCTTAAGGCACTGGGCCGCATCGACAAGCCGGTGCTGCTCAAGCGCGGGCTAGCCGCCACGATTGAAGAATTTGTCATGGCGGCGGAATACATTCTCAGCCACGGCAACCCCAACGTGATTCTCTGCGAGCGGGGCATTCGCAGCTTTGATACCTACACCCGCAACGTGTTGGACCTGGGGGCGGTGGTAGCATTGAAACAACTCACCCACCTGCCAGTGATGGTGGACCCCAGCCACGCGGCCGGTAAGCGGGAGCTAGTGCCCGATCTGGCGCGGGCGGCGATCGCCGCTGGAGCCGACGGGCTGATCGTCGAGTGCCACCCGGTACCCGACGAATCGGTGTCAGATGCGCGCCAAGCCCTTACCCTAGAAGAGATGGCAACACTAGCCCGCAGCCTCGACCCCATAGCCCAAGCTCTGGGTCGTCGCCTAGCTAGATCAGTGGTTACTGGCGCTGATCTGAAGTCATCAGATCGGGCTTTGGAGAGCCCTTTGCTAGCCGCCTAA
- the pyrH gene encoding UMP kinase, whose protein sequence is MDKPYKRVLLKLSGEALMGDMDYGIDPNVVETIATEIAEVIKEDIEIAVVVGAGNIFRGIKGSAAGMDRATADYIGMIATVMNAMTLQDSLERMGVPTRVQTAIAMQEVAEPYIRRRAIRHLEKNRVVIFGAGSGNPFFTTDTTAALRAAEINAEVVFKATKVDGVYDSDPKINPNAKRFRTLTYGYVLQNDLKVMDSTAIALCKDNNIPIMVFDLSVPGNIKRALMGESIGTIVGESCDVS, encoded by the coding sequence ATGGATAAACCTTATAAGCGAGTGCTGCTAAAACTTAGCGGTGAAGCCCTCATGGGCGACATGGATTATGGCATCGATCCTAACGTAGTAGAAACCATCGCCACCGAAATTGCCGAGGTGATTAAAGAAGACATCGAAATTGCCGTGGTGGTGGGTGCCGGCAACATTTTTCGCGGCATTAAAGGCTCCGCCGCCGGGATGGATCGGGCCACCGCCGACTACATCGGCATGATTGCCACGGTAATGAACGCCATGACATTACAAGACTCGCTGGAGCGCATGGGGGTGCCAACCCGGGTACAGACGGCGATCGCCATGCAAGAGGTCGCCGAGCCCTACATTCGCCGTCGCGCCATTCGCCACCTGGAGAAAAACCGGGTGGTTATTTTTGGGGCAGGCTCCGGCAATCCCTTCTTTACCACCGATACTACCGCCGCGCTGCGGGCGGCGGAGATCAATGCCGAGGTGGTGTTCAAAGCTACCAAGGTTGACGGCGTCTACGATTCTGATCCTAAAATTAACCCTAACGCCAAGCGCTTTCGCACCCTCACCTATGGGTATGTGCTGCAAAACGACCTAAAAGTGATGGACAGCACCGCGATCGCCCTCTGTAAGGACAACAACATCCCTATCATGGTATTTGACCTGTCGGTGCCTGGGAACATCAAGCGGGCGCTAATGGGCGAATCTATCGGCACGATTGTAGGAGAGTCTTGTGATGTCAGTTGA
- a CDS encoding DUF2993 domain-containing protein: MFGGFTGFQSKGSNDFGERMINSVATQSLRHLFSRSDAVEVSVRCSPSSKLLQGTIDSFRMEGRGLVIRKEFEAAEMMFETDTVSIDVGSAIGGKIRLRQPTQAVAQVTLNEDAINRSFEAELVRQHLEGVTDEAVTSLSGGDPVTFRDINITLLPDQGVKITAKTDLPNHKDVPIQMSAQVTVEKRRRIIFANAEFLPEGVPESLTSISETLTKGFAEVLNRMVDLERFNLDGVLLRVNRLETQGKQLVFSGYAQIEHFPGTM; this comes from the coding sequence ATGTTTGGTGGCTTTACCGGGTTTCAGTCCAAAGGATCCAATGACTTTGGCGAAAGGATGATTAACTCTGTGGCTACCCAGTCGCTGCGTCACCTATTTAGCCGCAGCGATGCTGTAGAAGTGTCGGTGCGCTGCTCTCCCTCTAGCAAGCTTCTCCAGGGCACCATCGATAGCTTTCGGATGGAAGGGCGCGGCCTTGTAATTCGCAAAGAATTTGAGGCCGCTGAGATGATGTTTGAGACCGATACAGTGTCGATCGACGTCGGCTCAGCGATCGGCGGCAAGATCCGCTTGCGCCAGCCCACCCAGGCGGTGGCCCAGGTGACCTTAAACGAAGACGCCATCAATCGCTCCTTTGAGGCCGAGCTGGTGCGCCAGCACCTTGAAGGGGTGACTGATGAGGCGGTCACCTCGCTCTCGGGGGGCGATCCGGTCACCTTCCGGGATATCAACATCACGCTGCTGCCTGACCAAGGCGTCAAAATTACGGCTAAGACCGACTTGCCCAACCACAAGGATGTGCCCATTCAAATGTCGGCCCAGGTCACGGTCGAAAAGCGGCGGCGAATTATCTTTGCTAACGCAGAGTTTTTGCCCGAGGGCGTTCCCGAATCGCTGACCTCGATCTCAGAGACCCTGACTAAGGGCTTTGCAGAGGTGCTCAACCGCATGGTCGACCTAGAGCGTTTTAACCTCGACGGGGTGCTGCTCCGGGTCAACCGCTTGGAAACTCAAGGCAAACAGCTGGTGTTTAGCGGCTACGCTCAGATCGAGCATTTCCCAGGCACGATGTAG
- a CDS encoding diacylglycerol/polyprenol kinase family protein, giving the protein MMATALVQIGLVAAWLAVVGGVAEGVRRTGRFATEITRKIVHIGAGHVILLAWWLHTPAWMGITASVVFSGVALLSYRLPILPGVDGVGRNSLGTFFYAVSIGVLTAVFWPLGLPQYAALGILVMTWGDGLAALVGQNFGRHPYKIFGNQKSWEGSLTMALASLLVVLLVLGLTAGFTEAVWATALVVAIAATLLETLSFYGLDNLTVPLGSAALAYGLVSWMG; this is encoded by the coding sequence ATGATGGCTACTGCGCTTGTGCAAATTGGACTGGTAGCCGCCTGGCTGGCAGTAGTTGGGGGAGTGGCTGAAGGGGTGCGTCGCACCGGCCGCTTCGCTACCGAAATTACCCGAAAAATCGTTCATATTGGGGCAGGTCACGTGATTTTACTGGCCTGGTGGCTCCATACTCCCGCCTGGATGGGCATAACGGCCTCAGTCGTGTTTAGCGGGGTGGCGCTGCTGTCGTACCGGCTGCCGATTTTGCCGGGGGTTGACGGTGTTGGCCGCAACAGTTTGGGTACTTTTTTTTACGCTGTCAGCATTGGGGTACTGACGGCGGTTTTCTGGCCCTTGGGCCTACCGCAGTACGCTGCCCTTGGCATTTTGGTCATGACCTGGGGAGATGGTTTGGCCGCCTTGGTGGGACAAAACTTTGGCCGCCATCCCTACAAGATTTTTGGGAACCAGAAGAGCTGGGAGGGCAGTTTGACCATGGCCCTGGCTAGCTTGCTGGTGGTCTTGCTGGTGCTGGGGCTGACGGCGGGGTTCACCGAGGCGGTGTGGGCGACGGCTTTAGTGGTGGCGATCGCTGCCACCCTACTAGAAACGCTCTCGTTTTATGGCCTCGACAACCTTACGGTGCCGTTAGGGAGCGCGGCCCTAGCCTACGGACTGGTGAGTTGGATGGGTTAA
- a CDS encoding family 2 glycosyl transferase: MIWELCVRYANGRETVLDVFQSQAIAQNQVDKLYAEGYPMHFAYFVRPKCAT, encoded by the coding sequence ATGATCTGGGAACTTTGCGTTCGCTACGCCAACGGCCGAGAAACCGTTTTAGACGTATTTCAAAGTCAGGCAATTGCTCAAAACCAAGTCGACAAGCTCTACGCCGAGGGATACCCCATGCACTTTGCCTACTTTGTTAGACCGAAATGCGCAACATAG